A genome region from Triticum aestivum cultivar Chinese Spring chromosome 2B, IWGSC CS RefSeq v2.1, whole genome shotgun sequence includes the following:
- the LOC123044986 gene encoding differentially expressed in FDCP 6 homolog — protein sequence MEHVIQVRRQQIFASPSESQEKLRVGFRVTGRVYRSSFFPGIVRSILFHPPDPSIPAMDSNANGGRSTMVGEMESSLERVRRQLSSSSTRHILQGPLLKRSDTLRKWNERWVILDPATGKMEYKVRRSDTTVRGIIVFDSTSTVTLSPTNFHGLPKYEGCCVYIGTPQKKEYFLCAETPSAARAWVSTLHATQLVLQAHKQAVDSLGGNGSAKLGTVATVVAVANATAIEASKEVEAAMKISLRAALGSTTNKLSKGQLDDLTIMMETLRVKDDELHQLLQDIRARDSTIREITDKLQETAEAAETAASAAHAIDEARRFLSSELERLKQDQENQVELSLLRLRESEEKSKLLAEEREHLLKERDSALQEAQMWRSELGKARGNAVILEAAVVRAEEKARVSAADADMRIKEAVSKLESAAKEKEELLALVDALKSQIQRQETSTKQICEERSELCSTSKHMDMDDDNVDKACLSDTDLIPIAENIVELDDEGVDIRTIGDTEWENPHSSEVSDVREVTTEAEENSLDIPVDSQPVADDTFQG from the exons atggaacacgtaatacaagtACGAAGGCAGCAGATCTTTGCCAGTCCATCTGAGAGTCAAGAAAAGCTTCGTGTCGGTTTCAGAGTTACTGGTAGAGTTTACAGATCATCATTTTTTCCTGGCATCGTTCGTTCGATCCTCTTCCACCCCCCTGATCCATCCATTCCGGCCATGGACTCCAACGCCAACGGCGGGCGCAGCACG ATGGTAGGGGAGATGGAGAGCAGCTTGGAGCGGGTCAGGCGGCAGCTCTCCTCCAGCTCCACCCGCCATATCCTCCAGGGCCCTCTCTTAAAGCGATCCGATACA CTCAGGAAATGGAATGAGCGGTGGGTTATACTTGATCCAGCTACTGGAAAGATGGAATACAA GGTTCGTAGAAGTGATACAACTGTGAGGGGAATAATTGTGTTCGATTCAACAAGCACCGTCACTTTGTCACCTACCAACTTTCA TGGACTGCCAAAATATGAAGGATGTTGTGTAT ATATTGGGACTCCACAAAAAAAGGAGTACTTTCTTTGTGCAGAAACTCCCAGCGCTGCAAGAGCATGGGTATCTACTTTACA TGCAACTCAGTTGGTCCTACAGGCTCATAAACAGGCGGTGGATTCATTGGGTGGAAATGGTTCTGCAAAATTGGGAACAGTTGCTACTGTTGTGGCTGTGGCCAATGCAACTGCGATTGAAGCATCCAAAGAGGTAGAAGCAGCGATGAAGATCTCCCTGCGGGCAGCTTTAGGCTCAACTACAAATAAACTTAGTAAAGGTCAATTAGATGATCTCACAATCATGATG GAGACCCTTCGAGTTAAAGATGATGAACTGCACCAGCTATTGCAGGATATCCGTGCACGAGATTCCACCATCAGGGAGATTACAGATAAATTACAGGAGACTGCTGAGGCAGCTGAAACTGCTGCTTCTGCTGCTCATGCAATTGATGAAGCAAGAAGATTTTTATCTTCAGAACTTGAACGCCTGAAACAAGATCAGGAAAATCAAGTTGAATTGTCCTTGCTTAGG CTAAGGGAATCAGAAGAAAAGTCAAAGCTTCTTGCTGAAGAAAGAGAGCATTTACTCAAGGAAAGAGATTCTGCTCTTCAAGAAGCTCAGATGTGGCGCTCTGAGCTTGGAAAAGCTAGAGGAAATGCTGTCATTTTAGAAGCAGCTGTTGTGAGAGCTGAAGAGAAAGCTAGGGTTTCAGCAGCCGATGCTGACATGCGAATAAAGGAAGCTGTGAGTAAGCTCGAGTCTGCTGCGAAAGAAAAGGAAGAACTCTTAGCTCTCGTGGATGCTCTAAAATCACAAATACAAAG GCAAGAGACTAGCACAAAACAAATCTGTGAGGAAAGGTCAGAGCTGTGCTCTACTTCAAAGCATATGGACATGGACGACGATAACGTGGATAAGGCTTGTTTAAGCGATACAGACCTGATACCCATTGCGGAGAACATAGTCGAGTTGGATGACGAGGGAGTCGATATACGTACGATCGGGGACACAGAGTGGGAAAATCCTCATTCCTCTGAAGTATCTGATGTAAGGGAGGTGaccacagaagctgaagaaaacagCTTGGATATTCCTGTTGATAGCCAGCCAGTTGCTGACGATACTTTCCAAGGCTAG